A genomic stretch from Flavobacterium humidisoli includes:
- a CDS encoding malate:quinone oxidoreductase, which translates to MPDETIRSNSDVVLIGAGIMSATLGVILKELQPDIKIEIYERLDVAAAESSDAWNNAGTGHSAFCELNYTPEKADGSIDPKKAISIAESFEISRQFWSYLVQQNKVPSPDNFIKSVPHMSFVWGDKNVDYLKKRFEALQSNPIFSDMTFSTDFEQLQKWMPLVMEGRTADEKLAATHMEIGTDVNFGALTRSMFNYLEKLDGVSLYFNHEVKKLKQREDKSWRIKIKDLSTGKTRKAYTKFVFIGAGGGSLPLLEKANVPEGNGYGGFPVSGQWLKCTNPEVIAKHQAKVYGKASVGAPPMSVPHIDTRVIDGEKALLFGPFAGFSTRFLKNGSYLDLPLSIKPNNLIPMLAAGYHNIPLTKYLIEQVRQSPKDRMKALREYLPTARSKDWKLEKAGQRVQVIKKDEKDGGVLEFGTEVINTHDGTLAVLLGASPGASTAVAIMVDLISRCFSHQIKTPEWQSKLKTMIPSYGQTLNDKPELLQELRKQTAEVLKLN; encoded by the coding sequence ATGCCTGACGAAACCATACGTTCAAATAGTGATGTAGTACTCATTGGCGCTGGAATAATGAGTGCCACTCTTGGAGTAATTTTGAAAGAATTACAACCAGATATAAAAATTGAAATTTACGAAAGATTAGATGTTGCCGCAGCTGAAAGTTCTGATGCTTGGAATAATGCAGGAACGGGACACTCTGCTTTTTGTGAATTAAATTATACTCCAGAAAAGGCAGACGGTAGCATCGATCCTAAAAAAGCAATAAGCATCGCAGAATCATTTGAGATTTCTCGACAGTTTTGGTCTTACTTAGTGCAGCAAAATAAAGTGCCGTCTCCGGATAATTTTATTAAAAGCGTACCTCATATGAGTTTTGTGTGGGGAGATAAAAACGTAGATTATTTAAAAAAGAGATTTGAGGCGCTTCAAAGCAATCCAATTTTCTCTGATATGACTTTCAGTACCGATTTTGAGCAACTTCAGAAATGGATGCCATTGGTAATGGAAGGCAGAACTGCTGATGAAAAATTGGCAGCAACACATATGGAAATTGGTACCGATGTTAACTTTGGTGCTTTAACAAGAAGTATGTTCAACTACTTAGAAAAATTAGACGGTGTTTCTTTGTATTTTAATCATGAGGTTAAAAAATTAAAACAGCGTGAAGATAAATCTTGGAGAATAAAAATTAAAGATCTATCTACAGGAAAAACTCGTAAAGCATACACTAAATTTGTATTTATTGGTGCAGGAGGAGGCTCTCTTCCTTTATTAGAAAAAGCAAATGTTCCTGAAGGAAATGGATATGGGGGTTTCCCTGTAAGCGGACAATGGCTAAAATGTACAAATCCAGAGGTAATTGCTAAGCATCAAGCAAAAGTATACGGAAAAGCAAGTGTTGGAGCTCCTCCAATGTCTGTTCCGCATATTGATACTCGTGTAATTGATGGAGAAAAAGCACTTCTTTTTGGTCCATTTGCTGGGTTTTCAACTCGTTTTCTTAAAAATGGTTCTTATTTAGATTTGCCATTATCTATTAAGCCTAATAATTTAATTCCTATGCTGGCTGCAGGATATCACAATATTCCATTAACGAAATATTTGATCGAGCAAGTGCGCCAGTCTCCAAAAGATAGAATGAAAGCTTTACGCGAATATCTTCCAACAGCCCGTTCAAAAGATTGGAAATTGGAAAAAGCAGGACAGCGTGTTCAGGTTATCAAAAAAGATGAAAAAGATGGCGGAGTTTTAGAATTTGGTACAGAAGTAATCAATACTCATGACGGAACATTGGCGGTTTTATTGGGCGCATCTCCAGGTGCTTCTACAGCTGTAGCAATTATGGTTGATTTGATCAGCAGATGTTTTTCCCATCAAATTAAAACACCAGAATGGCAATCAAAATTAAAAACAATGATTCCTTCGTACGGTCAGACTTTAAATGATAAACCAGAGCTTTTGCAAGAGCTTAGAAAACAAACAGCAGAGGTTTTAAAATTAAATTAA
- a CDS encoding FUSC family protein, with amino-acid sequence MIDKISKFTNSTSFFNASKVTIASVVPVLVLNFLGHFEIGFTIALGAFYTYPSDIPSSLSHKIKGLIAASFIVSGVNLLVNLVYPYPFLFYIFLGFLLFLCSMISVYGQRATLISFSALLSISLSFGHLHEGWEAFEYSGFIFIGGILYLVVSLVFHFVQPYKYVELQITEGIKLTAKYLKLRGDLWSPEANRKAIIEKQLAVQVELNLIHEDLRKMLIGNQNASGITSQNRKMLLVFITLVEIQELALYTSFDHSKLHEKFAKHPDVLRTYQNVAYKLASTLKKLSKNVRHISVYVDKHDLKNELDALEFAIFDYEKTLGKEAAAEGVLMLTNMLNYAKNQVGKIKTIQRALSLAMQSYKLKDKDKELEKFLTPQYYPLRTLIENLSYSSSIFRHSIRLTITILIGFFLGQVLPFQNVYWILLTIVVIMRPGYGLTKERSYNRMFGTVLGGFIAFGIVSVIQNHVALSIFSIVCMLLGISFTQINYKISATFVTMYVVFIYGILTPDINEVIQYRILDSLAGAILAFIANQFLWPAWEFINTPIHIENTIRANRNYLKEIADFYNKKGEVPTSYRLARKNAFVEIGNLMTSFQRMMQEPKSKQKTMPLVNKLVVLNHSLLSALASLSTYIQSHQTTSASDSFNYIIKTILANLDHSISVLRNEVIIKDTFFEKEDVTLQFEELKRKHFTRLAEDDDLDKETRQAKMQEAQMVIEQLIWMSNLAEKILKNTTDLKKTNPD; translated from the coding sequence ATGATCGATAAGATTTCAAAATTTACAAACAGCACTTCCTTTTTCAATGCTTCTAAAGTAACTATTGCTTCTGTTGTTCCTGTTTTAGTTTTAAATTTTTTAGGCCATTTTGAAATTGGGTTCACCATCGCACTTGGAGCTTTTTACACCTATCCCAGCGATATCCCGAGTTCTCTTAGCCATAAAATAAAAGGATTAATTGCTGCTTCATTTATTGTTTCAGGTGTTAATCTGCTGGTAAATCTCGTCTATCCATATCCTTTTCTTTTTTATATATTTTTAGGATTTCTATTGTTTTTATGCTCTATGATTTCGGTTTACGGGCAGCGAGCAACTTTGATTTCTTTCTCAGCTTTATTGTCGATTTCTCTTTCTTTTGGACATTTACATGAAGGCTGGGAAGCTTTTGAATATTCTGGCTTTATTTTTATCGGAGGAATTCTGTATTTGGTAGTATCTCTTGTTTTTCATTTTGTACAGCCCTATAAATATGTAGAATTACAAATTACCGAAGGAATAAAACTAACTGCTAAATATCTAAAACTAAGAGGTGATTTATGGAGCCCTGAAGCCAATAGAAAAGCAATTATCGAGAAACAGCTGGCTGTACAGGTAGAGTTGAATCTTATTCATGAAGATTTAAGAAAAATGCTGATCGGAAACCAGAATGCGTCCGGAATTACGAGCCAGAATCGAAAAATGCTTTTAGTTTTTATTACTTTAGTAGAAATTCAAGAATTGGCGCTGTACACTTCTTTCGACCATAGTAAACTTCATGAAAAATTCGCCAAACATCCCGATGTTTTAAGAACGTATCAAAATGTTGCGTATAAACTGGCTTCAACTCTCAAGAAGCTTTCAAAAAATGTGCGCCATATTAGTGTTTATGTTGATAAACATGATTTGAAAAACGAATTGGATGCGCTCGAATTTGCCATTTTTGATTATGAAAAAACATTAGGAAAAGAAGCAGCGGCAGAAGGTGTTTTAATGCTTACTAATATGCTGAATTATGCTAAAAATCAGGTTGGCAAAATCAAAACCATTCAGCGCGCACTTTCTCTGGCCATGCAGTCTTATAAACTAAAAGACAAAGACAAGGAACTTGAAAAATTCCTTACACCCCAATATTATCCGTTACGAACTTTAATCGAAAATTTGAGTTATTCTTCTTCGATTTTCAGACATTCGATACGATTAACCATTACTATTTTAATTGGTTTCTTTCTCGGACAAGTGCTCCCATTTCAAAACGTATATTGGATTCTGCTTACGATTGTAGTTATCATGCGTCCTGGTTATGGATTAACAAAAGAACGATCTTACAACAGGATGTTCGGAACTGTTTTGGGAGGATTTATAGCTTTCGGAATTGTATCGGTTATCCAGAATCACGTAGCATTAAGCATTTTTTCTATTGTATGTATGCTTTTGGGAATTTCATTTACCCAAATCAACTATAAGATAAGTGCGACATTTGTTACGATGTATGTTGTTTTTATTTACGGAATTCTTACCCCAGATATCAATGAGGTAATCCAATACAGAATACTAGATTCGCTTGCTGGAGCTATTTTAGCATTTATTGCCAATCAGTTTTTATGGCCTGCGTGGGAATTTATCAATACGCCAATTCATATCGAAAACACGATTCGAGCCAACAGGAATTACCTCAAAGAAATTGCTGATTTTTATAATAAAAAAGGAGAAGTTCCTACTTCTTATCGTCTTGCAAGAAAAAATGCCTTTGTTGAAATAGGAAATTTAATGACTTCTTTCCAGCGCATGATGCAAGAGCCAAAATCAAAACAGAAGACAATGCCTTTGGTTAACAAATTGGTGGTTTTAAACCACTCTTTATTATCTGCTTTGGCTTCATTGTCGACTTATATTCAGTCACACCAAACCACTTCTGCATCAGATTCTTTTAATTATATCATCAAAACAATTTTAGCCAATCTTGATCATTCTATTTCTGTTTTAAGAAATGAAGTTATTATAAAGGATACTTTTTTTGAAAAAGAAGATGTGACTTTGCAATTTGAAGAATTAAAACGAAAACATTTTACGCGCTTAGCTGAAGATGATGATTTAGACAAAGAAACACGTCAGGCTAAAATGCAGGAAGCACAAATGGTAATTGAACAATTGATCTGGATGAGTAATCTGGCAGAAAAAATTCTAAAAAACACAACCGACCTAAAAAAAACAAATCCAGATTAA
- the def gene encoding peptide deformylase — protein MILPIVGYGDPVLRKVGQDITPEYPNLKETIANMYETMYNAYGVGLAAPQVGLPIRLFVIDTTPFSDDEDLPSEEQKDLKGFKKTFINAKIVKEEGEEWGFNEGCLSIPDVREDVYRKPTVTIEYCEEDFVMKTEVFDGLIARVIQHEYDHIEGILFTDKISSLKKRLIQKKLKNITEGKTSQEYRMKFFAAKKAR, from the coding sequence ATGATTTTACCAATTGTAGGATACGGTGATCCTGTTTTAAGAAAAGTAGGGCAGGACATTACACCAGAATATCCAAACCTAAAAGAAACGATCGCAAATATGTACGAGACGATGTACAATGCGTATGGAGTTGGACTTGCAGCACCGCAGGTTGGGCTTCCAATTCGTTTGTTTGTTATAGACACAACGCCTTTTAGTGATGATGAGGATCTTCCTTCAGAGGAACAAAAAGATTTGAAAGGTTTTAAGAAGACTTTTATCAATGCTAAAATCGTTAAAGAAGAAGGAGAAGAGTGGGGATTTAATGAAGGCTGTTTGAGTATTCCAGATGTGCGTGAAGATGTTTACAGAAAACCAACAGTTACAATTGAATACTGTGAAGAAGATTTTGTAATGAAAACGGAAGTGTTTGACGGATTAATCGCAAGAGTTATCCAACATGAATACGATCATATTGAAGGAATTTTGTTTACGGATAAAATTTCATCTCTTAAAAAGCGTTTAATTCAAAAGAAATTGAAAAATATTACTGAGGGAAAAACGTCTCAGGAATATAGAATGAAATTTTTCGCAGCTAAAAAAGCAAGATAA
- a CDS encoding DUF5606 domain-containing protein — MNLTKILAISGKPGLYELKVQTRTGFVAESLIDGKKITVNLKSNVSLLSEISIYTYEGEKPLTEVMQQIAVKENKGQAISHKEDNATLSAYFKQILPDYDEERVYPSDIKKVLNWYNTLQAKGLVTDLAPAVEEPKEEAPVAVEKPKKAPAAKKAKAKKEE; from the coding sequence ATGAATTTAACGAAAATTTTAGCCATTTCAGGAAAACCAGGTTTATACGAATTAAAAGTACAAACTCGTACAGGTTTTGTGGCGGAATCATTAATTGATGGGAAGAAGATTACTGTAAATCTAAAAAGCAATGTAAGTTTATTGTCTGAAATTTCGATTTATACTTATGAAGGTGAAAAACCGTTAACTGAAGTAATGCAGCAGATTGCCGTTAAAGAAAATAAAGGACAAGCTATTTCTCATAAAGAAGATAATGCTACTTTGTCTGCTTATTTCAAACAAATTCTTCCAGATTACGACGAAGAGAGAGTTTATCCATCAGATATCAAAAAAGTATTAAATTGGTACAACACGCTTCAAGCAAAAGGATTGGTTACAGACTTAGCTCCTGCAGTTGAAGAACCAAAAGAAGAAGCTCCAGTTGCTGTAGAGAAACCAAAAAAAGCTCCAGCTGCTAAAAAAGCAAAAGCCAAAAAAGAAGAATAG
- the mazG gene encoding nucleoside triphosphate pyrophosphohydrolase, translating to MSRENQLKAFERLLNIMDELREQCPWDKKQTLQTLRHLTIEETYELGDAILDNDLNEVKKELGDLLLHIVFYAKIGSETNDFDIADVCNEICEKLIHRHPHIYGDVKVENEEEVKQNWEKLKLKEGKKSVLEGVPRSLPALVKASRIQDKVKGVGFDWEEPHQVWDKVQEELQELQDEVKSGNKDKIEDEFGDVLFSMINYARFLNVNPEDALERTNKKFIKRFQYLESKANELGKPLMDMTLTEMDVFWNEAKKL from the coding sequence ATGAGCAGAGAAAACCAGTTAAAAGCATTTGAGAGATTATTGAATATCATGGATGAACTTCGTGAGCAATGTCCGTGGGATAAAAAGCAAACTTTGCAGACATTGAGACATCTCACAATCGAAGAAACCTACGAATTGGGTGATGCTATCCTAGATAATGACTTAAATGAAGTTAAAAAAGAATTGGGAGATTTACTGCTTCATATTGTTTTTTATGCCAAAATAGGTAGCGAAACCAACGATTTTGATATTGCAGATGTCTGTAATGAAATCTGCGAGAAACTAATTCATCGTCATCCTCATATTTATGGAGATGTAAAAGTAGAAAATGAAGAAGAAGTAAAACAAAATTGGGAAAAACTAAAACTGAAAGAAGGTAAAAAATCTGTTTTAGAAGGTGTTCCAAGGAGTCTTCCTGCTTTAGTGAAAGCAAGCCGAATTCAAGATAAAGTTAAAGGTGTGGGCTTTGATTGGGAAGAACCTCATCAGGTTTGGGATAAAGTTCAAGAAGAATTACAAGAATTGCAAGACGAGGTAAAATCTGGAAACAAAGATAAAATCGAAGACGAATTCGGAGATGTTTTGTTTTCTATGATTAATTACGCAAGATTCTTAAATGTAAATCCAGAAGACGCGTTAGAAAGAACCAATAAAAAGTTTATTAAGCGTTTTCAATACTTAGAAAGTAAAGCAAACGAATTAGGTAAGCCATTAATGGATATGACACTTACAGAAATGGATGTTTTCTGGAATGAAGCTAAAAAACTCTAG
- a CDS encoding Crp/Fnr family transcriptional regulator, with the protein MNKCDQCIVRQLSSLKALNKEEVIKLASSKTSYKIKKGEAIFEEGEVTNGVFCIKDGVGKLSKLSANGKDQIVKLVKSGELLGQRSMISNEPANLTAKAIADMEVCFIPKTEIINFFNNNNQFSLNLMQSVCEDLKESENEKIALVQKTVKQRLAETLLQLHDEFGEDTDKTLKVQLTREELAGIIGTATESCIRLLSDFNKLGLIELVGKKIMLKDVRALKKLADN; encoded by the coding sequence ATGAACAAATGTGATCAATGCATTGTACGTCAGCTAAGCTCATTAAAAGCCCTTAACAAAGAAGAAGTTATTAAGTTAGCCAGCAGTAAAACCTCTTACAAGATTAAAAAAGGTGAAGCCATTTTTGAAGAAGGCGAAGTAACCAATGGAGTTTTTTGTATAAAAGATGGTGTTGGTAAGCTTTCAAAATTGAGTGCAAACGGAAAAGATCAAATTGTAAAATTGGTTAAATCTGGCGAACTACTTGGACAGCGCTCGATGATTAGTAACGAGCCGGCAAATTTGACTGCAAAAGCGATCGCCGACATGGAAGTTTGTTTTATTCCTAAAACTGAAATCATCAATTTCTTCAATAATAACAATCAATTTTCTTTAAATCTGATGCAGTCTGTATGCGAAGATTTGAAAGAATCTGAAAACGAAAAAATTGCTTTAGTACAGAAAACCGTTAAACAGCGACTTGCAGAAACTTTATTGCAATTACATGACGAGTTTGGAGAAGACACTGATAAAACACTTAAAGTTCAACTAACAAGAGAAGAACTTGCAGGAATTATTGGTACTGCAACAGAAAGCTGTATTCGCTTATTATCTGACTTTAATAAATTGGGATTAATAGAATTGGTTGGTAAAAAAATTATGCTTAAAGATGTTCGCGCTTTAAAGAAATTAGCCGACAACTAG
- a CDS encoding heavy metal translocating P-type ATPase, with amino-acid sequence MREQSCFHCGLTIEQNEEIDFDDKKFCCTGCKTVYEIFSINDLTSYYDFEKSPGATPQDIKGKYDFLENETILAKVLEFQEGNTSIVSLNIPHIHCSSCIWILENLNRLQPGISTSQVNFHEKKVRITFNSDIVSLKEIVYRLSSIGYEPYISLENYGTAKAKVDRSLTYKLGVAFFCFGNIMLLSFPEYFEMKEFWLDSYKPFFRLLIFLLALPSFLYSASGYYISAYHSIRTRMLNIDIPIALGIIVMFIRSTYDMLMDHGPGFFDSLASLVFFMLLGKMFQIKTYSFLSFERDFKSYFPIAVTKINKDATEDNVAIYDVLKGDRLLIRNQELIPVDGILISESAEIDYSFVTGEAVPITKKSGDKIFAGGKQIGRVIEMEVLHSVSQSYLTQLWSNEIFQKKVDQKHKTITDAISRYFTPILLLIAFGGFGYWIFIDANTAFNVFTAVLIVACPCALALTAPFTFGNILRILGKKKFYLKNAIVIEQLAKVDTIVFDKTGTITTNKKSNIMYEGNAISDSDIVLIKNVLRGSNHPLSRMLYDFLPEAKRVAVEEFQEITGKGILATVEEKEIKIGSGQFVNDIVADGSEIEKTALHIKIGGVYFGKFTFQNQYREGLEKLFADLSKAYKIKVLSGDNDGERANLEAILPKGTELIFNQKPEQKLEYIKKLQEKGRNVMMVGDGLNDAGALAQSNVGISISENVNVFSPACDAILDATEFSRLNYFLKLSHKAISIIKMSFGLSLLYNVVGLAFAVTGNLLPLVAAIIMPLSTITIVSFVTFMSNYFSNRNLERL; translated from the coding sequence ATGAGGGAGCAAAGTTGTTTTCATTGTGGTTTAACTATTGAACAAAATGAAGAAATTGATTTTGATGATAAAAAGTTTTGTTGCACAGGCTGTAAAACGGTTTACGAAATTTTCAGCATCAATGACCTAACATCTTATTATGATTTTGAAAAGTCTCCAGGTGCCACTCCACAAGACATCAAAGGAAAATATGATTTTTTAGAAAATGAAACCATACTAGCAAAGGTTTTGGAATTTCAGGAAGGAAACACTTCGATTGTTTCGCTCAATATTCCGCATATCCATTGCAGTTCTTGTATCTGGATTTTAGAAAACCTAAATCGTCTTCAGCCAGGAATTAGTACTTCTCAAGTTAATTTTCACGAAAAGAAAGTTCGAATTACATTTAATTCAGATATCGTTTCTTTAAAAGAAATTGTTTATCGTTTAAGTTCTATCGGTTACGAACCTTATATAAGTCTAGAAAATTATGGAACAGCAAAAGCAAAGGTAGACAGGAGTTTAACTTATAAACTTGGGGTCGCATTTTTTTGTTTTGGAAATATTATGCTGCTTTCATTTCCAGAATATTTTGAAATGAAAGAATTCTGGTTGGATAGTTACAAGCCGTTTTTCAGATTACTGATTTTTCTTTTAGCATTACCGAGCTTCTTGTATTCGGCAAGCGGGTATTATATTTCTGCTTACCATAGCATTAGAACTAGAATGCTTAATATTGATATTCCGATTGCTTTAGGTATTATCGTGATGTTTATTCGCAGTACATACGACATGCTAATGGATCACGGTCCAGGTTTTTTTGACAGTTTGGCCAGTTTAGTATTCTTTATGCTTCTTGGTAAAATGTTTCAAATTAAAACGTATAGCTTTTTAAGCTTCGAAAGAGATTTTAAATCGTATTTCCCGATTGCTGTTACTAAAATTAATAAAGATGCAACCGAAGATAATGTCGCTATTTATGATGTTTTAAAAGGAGATCGATTATTAATTCGAAATCAAGAACTTATACCCGTTGATGGAATTTTAATTAGCGAAAGCGCAGAGATAGATTATAGTTTTGTTACAGGAGAAGCAGTGCCAATTACTAAAAAGTCCGGAGATAAAATATTTGCAGGAGGAAAACAGATTGGAAGAGTAATAGAAATGGAGGTATTGCATTCTGTTTCACAAAGTTATTTGACTCAATTATGGAGTAATGAAATTTTTCAGAAAAAAGTAGATCAGAAACACAAAACCATAACAGATGCAATAAGCCGATATTTTACCCCTATTTTATTACTAATTGCATTTGGTGGTTTTGGTTATTGGATTTTTATTGATGCCAATACTGCTTTTAATGTTTTTACGGCTGTATTAATTGTGGCTTGCCCTTGCGCATTGGCTCTTACAGCTCCATTTACTTTTGGAAACATATTACGAATTTTAGGAAAAAAGAAATTTTATCTAAAAAATGCAATTGTAATCGAACAACTCGCTAAAGTGGATACGATTGTTTTTGATAAAACAGGAACGATTACAACCAATAAGAAATCAAATATAATGTATGAAGGAAATGCTATTTCAGATTCAGATATTGTATTGATTAAAAACGTATTACGAGGTTCAAATCATCCATTAAGCCGAATGCTATATGATTTTCTGCCAGAAGCTAAACGTGTTGCTGTTGAAGAATTTCAAGAGATTACAGGAAAAGGAATTTTGGCAACTGTTGAGGAAAAAGAAATTAAAATTGGTTCAGGACAATTTGTAAATGATATAGTTGCAGATGGTTCGGAAATTGAAAAAACAGCATTGCACATCAAAATAGGAGGGGTTTATTTTGGGAAATTTACTTTTCAAAATCAATATCGTGAAGGTTTAGAAAAGCTTTTTGCAGATTTGAGTAAAGCTTATAAAATCAAGGTACTTTCTGGAGATAATGATGGTGAGAGGGCTAATTTAGAAGCGATTCTTCCAAAAGGAACTGAGCTGATTTTTAATCAGAAACCAGAACAAAAACTCGAATACATAAAGAAACTTCAAGAAAAAGGGCGAAATGTAATGATGGTCGGTGACGGACTGAATGATGCTGGAGCGCTAGCGCAAAGTAATGTCGGGATTTCTATTTCGGAAAATGTAAATGTCTTTTCGCCTGCTTGCGATGCAATTCTAGATGCAACAGAATTTTCACGTTTAAACTACTTTCTAAAGCTTTCGCATAAAGCGATTTCTATTATTAAAATGAGTTTTGGACTCTCATTGCTTTACAACGTTGTTGGGCTTGCATTTGCGGTTACAGGAAACCTACTTCCGTTAGTGGCTGCGATCATTATGCCGTTGAGTACAATCACTATTGTAAGTTTTGTAACTTTTATGTCTAACTATTTCAGTAACAGAAATTTAGAACGATTATAA
- the ccoS gene encoding cbb3-type cytochrome oxidase assembly protein CcoS: MSVIYLLISVSIFVAICFFIAFIVAVKSGQYDDDYTPSVRILFDDETKINSQNNNSPIEEKQV; encoded by the coding sequence ATGAGTGTTATTTATCTATTAATTTCAGTAAGTATTTTTGTGGCAATCTGTTTCTTTATTGCCTTTATTGTAGCTGTCAAGTCTGGACAGTACGATGATGATTATACGCCTTCAGTCAGAATTCTTTTTGATGACGAAACCAAAATTAATTCCCAAAATAATAATTCACCAATCGAAGAAAAACAAGTATAA